From a region of the Sporosarcina ureilytica genome:
- a CDS encoding deoxyribonuclease IV translates to MLLGSHVSMSGKKMLLGSSEDAVKYGATTFMIYTGAPQNTRRKPVEELNIEAGQAHMAEHGISNVVVHAPYIINIANTTKPATFQLGVDFLQQEIERTAALGVNQIVLHPGAHVGAGVDQGIAKIIEGLNEVLSQDYPVKIALETMAGKGTEIGRNFEEIARIIDGVTHNERLSVCFDTCHVHDAGYDIVNQFDDVLHEFDSLIGKERISVIHVNDSKNERGAGKDRHENLGFGYIGFDALHNIVHHSDFVDIPKILETPFVGVDPKKKHAPYQVEIEMLREGIYQPEKIEQLKQS, encoded by the coding sequence TTGCTCCTAGGCTCACACGTATCAATGAGTGGCAAGAAAATGTTGCTTGGCTCAAGTGAGGATGCTGTTAAGTACGGAGCAACTACTTTTATGATTTATACAGGCGCTCCTCAAAATACACGGAGAAAGCCTGTTGAGGAACTAAATATTGAAGCTGGCCAAGCACATATGGCAGAACATGGCATTTCAAATGTTGTCGTGCATGCACCGTATATTATTAATATCGCAAATACGACGAAACCGGCAACATTCCAACTTGGCGTTGATTTTTTACAACAAGAAATCGAGCGAACTGCTGCACTCGGCGTGAATCAAATTGTTTTACATCCGGGTGCACATGTCGGCGCTGGGGTCGATCAAGGAATTGCGAAAATTATTGAAGGCTTAAATGAAGTCCTTTCACAAGATTATCCTGTTAAAATAGCATTAGAAACAATGGCAGGCAAAGGAACAGAGATTGGTAGAAATTTTGAAGAAATCGCGAGAATAATAGATGGTGTTACCCATAACGAAAGACTGTCTGTTTGTTTTGATACGTGTCACGTTCATGATGCTGGTTACGACATTGTAAACCAATTTGATGACGTACTTCATGAGTTTGATAGTCTCATTGGAAAAGAACGTATTTCAGTTATTCACGTTAATGATAGTAAAAATGAACGTGGAGCAGGCAAGGACCGCCACGAAAATCTTGGATTTGGATATATCGGTTTTGATGCACTCCATAATATCGTTCATCATTCAGACTTCGTAGACATTCCGAAGATATTAGAAACACCGTTCGTAGGTGTTGATCCTAAAAAGAAACATGCACCTTATCAAGTGGAAATTGAAATGTTACGAGAAGGAATTTATCAACCTGAAAAGATTGAACAACTGAAACAGTCTTAA
- the rpoD gene encoding RNA polymerase sigma factor RpoD, with protein sequence MSKKDISSEVKVELTLKEVQQQLVEAGKKTGELTLDEVTDKLSQFEMEPEQFEEFLDLLEAEGVEMDRESDDEEEENASKKAKEEDDSKMDLNDLSVPPGVKINDPVRMYLKEIGRVELLTGDEEVALAKRIIEGDEEASKELAEANLRLVVSIAKRYVGRGMLFLDLIQEGNMGLIKAVEKFDHTKGFKFSTYATWWIRQAITRAIADQARTIRIPVHMVETINKLIRVQRQLLQDLGREPTPEEIGEEMELTADRVREILKISQEPVSLETPIGEEDDSHLGDFIEDSEAQSPSDHAAYELLKEQLEDVLDTLTDREENVLRLRFGLDDGRTRTLEEVGRVFGVTRERIRQIEAKALRKLRHPSRSKRLKDFLE encoded by the coding sequence ATGAGTAAAAAAGATATTTCATCAGAAGTTAAAGTAGAATTAACATTAAAAGAAGTGCAGCAGCAGTTAGTGGAAGCAGGGAAGAAAACAGGTGAACTTACACTTGATGAAGTAACAGATAAATTATCACAATTTGAAATGGAACCAGAACAATTTGAGGAATTCCTTGACTTGCTTGAAGCTGAAGGGGTAGAAATGGACCGAGAATCAGATGATGAAGAAGAGGAAAATGCTTCAAAGAAAGCAAAAGAAGAAGACGATTCCAAAATGGATTTAAATGATTTAAGCGTCCCTCCTGGCGTCAAAATTAATGATCCCGTTCGTATGTACTTAAAAGAAATTGGCCGTGTTGAACTATTGACCGGTGATGAAGAAGTTGCACTTGCGAAGCGTATCATTGAAGGTGACGAGGAAGCTAGTAAAGAATTAGCAGAAGCAAACTTACGACTGGTTGTCAGTATTGCTAAGCGTTATGTAGGTCGCGGCATGCTTTTCCTGGATTTAATTCAAGAAGGAAACATGGGACTTATTAAGGCAGTCGAAAAATTTGACCATACAAAAGGATTTAAATTCAGTACGTATGCGACATGGTGGATTCGTCAAGCAATTACACGTGCGATTGCAGACCAAGCAAGAACAATTCGTATTCCAGTTCATATGGTGGAAACGATTAACAAATTAATTCGTGTTCAACGTCAATTACTGCAAGATCTAGGACGCGAACCTACACCTGAAGAAATTGGTGAAGAAATGGAATTGACCGCAGATAGAGTCCGTGAAATTTTGAAAATCTCACAAGAACCTGTCTCTCTCGAAACACCAATTGGTGAAGAAGACGATTCTCATTTAGGTGATTTTATCGAAGACTCTGAGGCACAGTCTCCTTCAGATCACGCTGCTTACGAGTTATTAAAAGAACAACTTGAAGATGTGCTTGATACATTAACGGATCGAGAGGAAAATGTACTTCGTCTTCGATTCGGTCTCGACGATGGACGCACAAGAACACTTGAAGAAGTGGGGCGTGTATTTGGCGTAACGCGTGAACGAATTCGTCAAATTGAGGCGAAGGCATTACGTAAATTAAGACACCCGTCAAGAAGTAAACGTCTTAAAGATTTCTTAGAATAA
- a CDS encoding 4-hydroxy-3-methylbut-2-enyl diphosphate reductase — protein MKVLKITPRGYCYGVVDAMIIARNAALDKTLPRPIYILGMIVHNKHVTDAFEEDGIITLDGKNRLEILEKAEKGTVIFTAHGVSPAVRELAKRKGLVSIDATCPDVTVTHDLIAEKTAEGYDIIYIGKRYHPEPEGAMGVAPDKVHLIETPEDIESLNVDNDKLLVTNQTTMSQWDVAHLMEALKEKYPHIEQHKEICLATQVRQEAVAEQAGEADLLIVVGDPSSNNSNRLTQVSVEIANTPSYRVSDVSEIDISWLEGIETVAVTAGASTPTIVVREVMQFLEKFDPEDPSTHIPEKKFELNKILPRIKNPTPVERIEPYV, from the coding sequence ATGAAAGTGTTGAAGATTACCCCGAGAGGTTATTGTTATGGGGTTGTCGATGCAATGATTATCGCACGAAATGCGGCGCTCGACAAAACATTACCGAGACCCATTTATATATTAGGAATGATTGTTCATAACAAACACGTTACGGACGCATTTGAAGAAGATGGGATTATTACATTAGACGGAAAAAACCGTTTAGAAATTTTAGAGAAAGCCGAAAAAGGAACAGTTATTTTCACGGCTCATGGCGTTTCACCAGCTGTCAGGGAATTAGCAAAAAGAAAAGGTCTAGTTTCGATTGATGCAACATGCCCAGATGTTACGGTAACGCATGATTTAATTGCAGAGAAAACTGCTGAAGGCTATGATATCATTTATATTGGAAAACGTTACCACCCCGAGCCAGAAGGTGCTATGGGCGTGGCACCAGATAAGGTACACTTAATTGAAACACCCGAAGACATCGAAAGTTTAAATGTCGATAATGACAAGTTGCTTGTTACAAACCAAACGACGATGAGTCAATGGGATGTCGCACATTTAATGGAAGCGCTGAAAGAAAAATATCCACATATCGAGCAGCATAAAGAAATTTGTTTAGCAACTCAGGTTAGACAAGAAGCAGTTGCAGAACAAGCAGGAGAAGCTGACTTACTCATCGTTGTTGGAGACCCATCTAGCAACAACTCGAACCGCTTAACGCAAGTCTCTGTAGAAATTGCAAATACACCTTCATATCGAGTATCTGACGTCTCAGAAATCGATATTAGTTGGCTAGAAGGTATTGAAACAGTTGCGGTGACTGCAGGTGCATCAACACCTACAATTGTTGTGCGTGAAGTCATGCAATTTTTAGAGAAATTCGATCCAGAAGATCCTTCTACTCATATACCTGAGAAAAAATTCGAGTTAAATAAAATTTTACCAAGGATTAAAAATCCGACACCGGTAGAACGTATTGAACCGTACGTATAA
- a CDS encoding acyl-CoA dehydrogenase, which translates to MNFDLTEEQQMIKKMIHEFSTEEVAPGAVERDRTKEFPIEIFKKLSEMGMMGLPFPEQYGGGGADTISFAIVTEELSRACASTGITYSAHISLGGAPLHLFGTEEQKEKYLTPICTGESFGAFGLTEPNAGSDAGGTQTTAKEDGNNFIINGSKVYITNASYANHLALTAVTDIKDGKKEISAIIVPTNADGFKIIDNYEKMGLNASNTTELVLDNVRVPKENLLGERGNGFKQFLVTLDGGRIGIGAMAVGIAQAAFDRALQYSKERKQFGKTLSQFQITQFKLADMAMKIELARNMVYKAAWLKDQGRPFTKEAAMCKLYASEIAMEIANEAIQIHGGYGYMKEYEVERYMRDAKLLEIGEGTSEVQRMVIARLIGC; encoded by the coding sequence TTGAATTTTGATTTAACAGAAGAACAACAAATGATTAAGAAAATGATTCATGAGTTTTCGACTGAAGAAGTTGCACCGGGGGCAGTAGAACGGGATCGAACAAAAGAATTTCCAATCGAAATTTTTAAGAAGCTTTCAGAAATGGGCATGATGGGCTTACCATTTCCGGAACAATATGGGGGAGGCGGAGCTGATACAATCAGTTTTGCTATTGTAACGGAAGAATTAAGCCGTGCATGTGCTTCGACAGGGATTACCTATTCAGCTCATATTTCTTTAGGGGGCGCACCACTACACTTATTCGGAACAGAGGAGCAAAAAGAAAAGTATCTAACGCCGATTTGTACTGGCGAATCTTTTGGCGCTTTCGGATTAACTGAACCAAATGCAGGATCTGATGCGGGGGGGACGCAAACGACTGCGAAAGAAGATGGCAATAATTTCATTATTAACGGTTCAAAAGTATATATAACGAATGCAAGTTATGCGAACCATTTAGCATTAACAGCTGTCACAGATATTAAGGATGGTAAAAAAGAAATTAGTGCAATTATCGTCCCGACAAATGCCGATGGATTTAAAATCATCGATAATTATGAGAAAATGGGTTTAAATGCTTCCAATACGACAGAGCTTGTTTTGGATAATGTTCGAGTACCAAAGGAAAATTTACTCGGAGAGCGCGGAAACGGATTTAAACAGTTTCTAGTGACGTTAGATGGCGGGAGAATAGGTATCGGAGCAATGGCTGTCGGAATTGCTCAAGCGGCTTTTGATCGCGCATTACAGTATTCAAAAGAACGTAAGCAGTTTGGGAAAACTTTATCGCAATTTCAAATTACTCAATTTAAATTAGCTGATATGGCAATGAAAATTGAGTTGGCTCGAAACATGGTTTATAAAGCAGCATGGTTGAAAGATCAAGGTCGTCCGTTTACGAAAGAAGCGGCAATGTGTAAATTATATGCTTCTGAAATTGCGATGGAAATCGCAAATGAAGCAATTCAAATTCATGGCGGCTATGGTTATATGAAAGAATATGAAGTTGAGCGATATATGCGTGATGCAAAACTATTGGAAATAGGTGAAGGTACCTCGGAAGTTCAACGAATGGTGATTGCTAGACTTATCGGGTGCTAA
- a CDS encoding DEAD/DEAH box helicase — MSKFTDYNFQPFLREAIRKLGFENPTPIQKEMIPLILRGTSAIGQAHTGTGKSHSFLIPIVERINESSNDLQAIITAPTRELGAQLYDELLKLTEGTEIRSAILIGGTDKERAASRLKSNPHIVVGTPGRINDMAQSNTLLVHTANMLVIDEADLAFDMGFIEDIDKFASRMPEHLEMFVFSATIPEKLKPFLNKYMESPAHIKIGKRQSFTEGIHYSLVPVRSMKKEKKLLQVLESITPYLAIIFTNTRKNAEELASFLEHEGIKTGRIHGDLSPRERTRMMRRVRDLEFEYIVATDLAARGIDIPGVSHVINFEIPDDLEFFIHRVGRTARAGLEGHAITLYEPTDEDKITNIEKLGIPFVHEDVKNGEWSEVKERHARKKRTKQFDEIDRQAVAFVRKPKKVKPGYKKKMAKQIENFKRQERRKQRRK, encoded by the coding sequence ATGTCTAAATTCACTGATTATAACTTTCAACCATTTCTTCGGGAAGCAATTCGAAAACTTGGTTTTGAAAATCCAACACCAATTCAAAAAGAGATGATACCGCTTATATTAAGAGGTACATCAGCGATTGGACAAGCACATACTGGAACTGGAAAATCACATAGTTTTCTTATTCCAATTGTAGAGCGTATAAATGAAAGTTCGAACGACTTGCAAGCAATCATTACCGCGCCAACTCGAGAACTTGGGGCTCAATTATATGATGAATTGTTAAAGTTGACAGAAGGCACTGAAATTCGTTCAGCTATTTTAATTGGGGGAACAGATAAAGAGCGTGCTGCAAGCCGTTTAAAATCTAACCCGCACATTGTAGTTGGAACGCCAGGCAGAATTAATGATATGGCACAAAGTAATACACTTTTAGTCCATACGGCAAATATGCTTGTAATCGATGAAGCAGATCTCGCATTTGATATGGGCTTTATTGAGGACATCGATAAATTTGCATCCAGAATGCCTGAGCATCTTGAAATGTTTGTTTTTTCAGCGACAATTCCGGAAAAACTCAAACCATTTCTCAATAAGTATATGGAATCACCTGCACATATTAAAATAGGTAAGCGTCAATCCTTCACGGAAGGCATCCATTATTCACTTGTTCCAGTACGAAGTATGAAAAAAGAGAAAAAATTATTGCAAGTACTTGAAAGTATTACACCCTATTTGGCGATTATTTTTACCAATACACGTAAAAATGCGGAAGAGCTTGCAAGCTTTTTGGAACATGAAGGGATTAAAACGGGAAGAATCCATGGAGATTTATCTCCACGTGAACGGACGCGCATGATGAGAAGAGTTCGTGATTTAGAATTTGAATATATCGTGGCGACAGATTTAGCGGCTAGAGGGATTGATATTCCAGGTGTAAGCCATGTGATTAATTTCGAAATCCCCGACGATCTAGAATTTTTTATCCACCGTGTAGGACGTACAGCAAGAGCGGGGCTTGAAGGACACGCAATTACGCTTTACGAACCGACGGATGAAGATAAAATAACGAATATCGAAAAACTAGGCATTCCATTCGTTCATGAAGATGTCAAAAATGGCGAGTGGAGTGAAGTGAAAGAACGTCACGCCCGGAAAAAACGTACGAAACAATTCGATGAAATTGACCGTCAAGCAGTGGCTTTTGTACGAAAACCTAAAAAAGTAAAGCCTGGATATAAAAAGAAAATGGCGAAACAAATTGAAAACTTTAAGAGACAAGAAAGGAGAAAGCAACGAAGAAAATGA
- a CDS encoding Nif3-like dinuclear metal center hexameric protein has product MKNVNGHEIIHLFEQWSPKSYALEGDPVGVHIGQLNRPVDKVLVTLDVNEQVVDEAIEVGASLIIAHHPPIFKPLKNIATDTVQGRMFEKCIKHDITIYAAHTNLDVAKGGVNDMLAGKLGLVNTKVMEQTYSEALYKMIVFCPVTHAEEMRTALGHAGSGAIGEYTACSFTSEGAGRFTPVDNANPYIGQVGKEEVVAEEKIEVIVPATVRNRVLKAMLNAHPYEEPAYDLIKLEQRGNTLGLGRVGELEEPLTLDAFASGVKDIFQVPALRFVGNPKKMIRKVAVLGGDGNKYIHAAKRSGADVLVTGDLYYHVAHDAESINLAVVDPGHNIEKVMIEGVANYMQQACDEAKFAVNFIKSEVITEPFQFK; this is encoded by the coding sequence GTGAAAAATGTAAATGGCCATGAAATCATTCATTTATTCGAACAATGGTCACCAAAATCTTATGCACTTGAAGGAGATCCTGTGGGGGTTCATATAGGTCAATTGAATCGCCCAGTCGATAAAGTGCTTGTAACGCTCGATGTGAATGAACAGGTTGTGGATGAAGCCATTGAAGTAGGAGCAAGCCTAATTATCGCTCATCACCCGCCAATTTTTAAACCATTAAAAAACATTGCGACAGATACCGTACAAGGTCGTATGTTTGAAAAATGTATTAAACATGATATTACCATTTACGCAGCACATACGAATTTAGATGTTGCAAAAGGCGGCGTAAATGATATGCTTGCAGGAAAACTTGGCCTCGTTAACACAAAGGTGATGGAACAAACCTACTCAGAAGCGCTTTATAAAATGATTGTATTTTGTCCTGTAACACATGCAGAAGAAATGCGTACAGCTTTAGGACATGCTGGTTCCGGGGCTATCGGTGAATATACGGCATGCAGCTTTACATCTGAAGGGGCTGGGCGTTTTACACCTGTAGACAATGCAAATCCATATATTGGTCAAGTAGGTAAGGAAGAGGTTGTTGCTGAGGAAAAAATTGAAGTGATTGTGCCAGCAACGGTTCGGAATCGCGTATTAAAAGCGATGTTAAATGCTCACCCATACGAAGAACCAGCATATGACCTGATAAAACTTGAACAACGGGGGAATACGCTCGGTTTAGGAAGAGTTGGAGAACTAGAAGAACCTCTTACGTTGGATGCATTTGCGTCGGGAGTGAAAGACATCTTTCAAGTGCCAGCGTTACGATTCGTCGGCAATCCGAAGAAAATGATTCGCAAAGTCGCTGTCTTAGGTGGCGATGGCAATAAGTACATTCATGCTGCGAAAAGAAGTGGCGCTGACGTACTTGTAACTGGAGATCTTTATTATCATGTTGCGCATGATGCCGAATCGATTAATCTGGCTGTTGTAGATCCTGGTCATAATATAGAAAAAGTAATGATTGAAGGTGTCGCAAATTATATGCAACAAGCGTGCGATGAGGCTAAGTTTGCTGTCAACTTCATCAAATCTGAAGTGATTACAGAGCCATTCCAGTTTAAATAG
- the cccA gene encoding cytochrome c550, producing the protein MGKNPIVPFLLIMGLGIGLIFFMSLYGLDQKDEIANADTENAEVAADFDAESFSNAKCVSCHGGNLEGGGAPGLVGTALSKEELKDIMKNGTDGGMPGGLVPDADLDAMADYILSLE; encoded by the coding sequence ATGGGTAAGAATCCGATAGTCCCTTTTCTCCTAATCATGGGATTAGGAATTGGACTTATCTTCTTCATGTCCTTATACGGACTTGACCAAAAAGATGAAATCGCAAATGCCGATACTGAAAATGCAGAAGTAGCAGCTGACTTTGATGCGGAATCTTTTTCAAATGCGAAATGTGTTTCTTGTCACGGTGGAAACCTAGAAGGTGGAGGAGCACCGGGATTAGTAGGCACTGCTTTATCTAAAGAAGAGCTTAAAGACATTATGAAAAACGGTACAGATGGTGGAATGCCAGGTGGTCTAGTTCCAGATGCTGATTTAGATGCAATGGCGGACTATATTTTATCGCTTGAATAA
- the dnaG gene encoding DNA primase: MARIPEEMIEEIRTKTDIVDLIGEYIQLTKRGKNWFGLCPFHGENTPSFSVSEDKQLFHCFGCGASGNAITFVMDLESRTFTETISKLAERIGVGIDVIPVGGSGHTNQQEFKQMMDAHALATNFYSHILLNTVEGEKALEYLEKRGFSRASIEKYGIGWALDDFEALSGLLKRKGFNMQEMERSGLCIMKDDGTGYFDRFRGRIMFPLWDDTGNVIAFSGRSLYEDKEVAKYLNSPETPIFEKGKVLYNLHNARLNIRKTGKVILFEGFMDTISADHVDVGNSVAIMGTSLSESHLLKLKRIAKELIICCDGDSAGWEAAKRFATIANANGMNIRIALLPNDMDPDEFIQEYGGEAFREQIIGNPHSYMSFIMAYAKRSKNLSYENDVLQFIHEVLEELALRPSPVERDLYIRQLSEETNVSVEAINQQFIKMAGNRARQAKADSMSPTVESRNMPSVPKTRQKTGTERAERLLLHHLLNDGSLFDRFKEEKREVFFHEDYATIFVRLAGFYEQYKKPDFHRFAESIEDRELRKLVLEAALLESDSDHAEKEIEDCIIHLEKKRIEIAIQEKMHESKEAERVNNHTRALELAREIIQLRNSLAAL; the protein is encoded by the coding sequence ATGGCAAGAATTCCGGAAGAAATGATTGAGGAAATACGCACGAAAACGGATATTGTCGATTTAATTGGTGAATATATTCAATTAACGAAGAGAGGGAAAAACTGGTTCGGTCTTTGTCCTTTCCACGGCGAAAATACACCATCCTTTTCGGTTTCAGAAGATAAACAGCTCTTCCACTGTTTTGGTTGCGGTGCAAGCGGAAATGCAATTACTTTTGTCATGGATCTTGAAAGTCGCACTTTTACTGAGACAATCAGTAAACTAGCCGAACGAATTGGTGTCGGGATAGATGTTATACCGGTAGGCGGCTCGGGTCATACTAATCAACAAGAGTTTAAACAGATGATGGACGCACACGCACTTGCGACTAATTTTTATAGCCATATACTCTTAAATACTGTCGAAGGTGAAAAAGCACTAGAATATCTTGAAAAAAGAGGATTCTCGAGGGCAAGTATAGAAAAATATGGTATCGGATGGGCATTAGATGATTTTGAAGCATTATCTGGCTTATTAAAAAGAAAAGGCTTTAATATGCAGGAAATGGAACGTTCAGGACTTTGTATTATGAAAGACGATGGGACAGGCTATTTTGACAGATTCCGTGGACGTATTATGTTTCCGCTTTGGGATGATACTGGAAACGTCATCGCTTTTTCCGGACGCTCCCTTTATGAGGATAAAGAAGTTGCAAAATACTTGAATAGTCCTGAGACGCCGATATTTGAAAAGGGTAAAGTATTATATAATTTGCACAATGCACGTCTTAACATAAGAAAAACGGGTAAAGTAATACTGTTTGAAGGTTTTATGGATACGATCTCCGCAGACCATGTTGATGTCGGAAATTCTGTAGCAATTATGGGAACGTCTCTTTCCGAATCACATTTGTTAAAACTAAAAAGAATTGCGAAAGAATTAATTATTTGTTGTGACGGTGATAGTGCTGGTTGGGAAGCCGCGAAGCGGTTTGCGACAATTGCCAACGCAAACGGGATGAACATTCGTATCGCACTTTTGCCAAATGATATGGATCCGGATGAATTTATTCAAGAATATGGCGGTGAAGCTTTCCGTGAACAAATTATCGGAAATCCACACTCATACATGTCATTTATTATGGCGTATGCAAAACGGTCTAAAAACCTATCCTATGAAAACGATGTATTGCAATTCATTCACGAAGTACTAGAAGAATTAGCGTTACGCCCGTCTCCAGTGGAAAGGGATTTATATATCCGACAATTATCGGAGGAGACCAATGTTTCAGTTGAGGCGATTAACCAACAGTTTATCAAAATGGCGGGAAATCGGGCAAGGCAGGCGAAAGCCGATTCTATGTCTCCTACTGTAGAGAGCAGAAACATGCCGTCAGTTCCTAAAACTCGACAAAAAACGGGAACTGAACGAGCAGAGAGATTGTTATTGCACCATTTACTAAATGACGGCTCTCTTTTTGATCGCTTCAAAGAAGAAAAAAGAGAAGTGTTTTTTCATGAAGATTACGCAACGATATTCGTACGTCTTGCCGGATTTTACGAGCAATATAAAAAACCAGATTTTCACCGTTTTGCTGAATCCATAGAAGATCGCGAGTTAAGAAAATTAGTCCTTGAAGCTGCGCTGTTGGAATCTGATTCTGACCATGCTGAAAAGGAAATTGAAGATTGTATAATCCATCTTGAAAAAAAGCGGATAGAAATAGCTATCCAAGAAAAAATGCACGAATCTAAAGAAGCAGAAAGAGTCAATAATCATACCCGGGCGCTGGAGCTGGCCAGGGAAATTATTCAGCTTCGAAATTCATTAGCGGCTTTGTAG
- a CDS encoding metal ABC transporter ATP-binding protein yields the protein MNTLIELKDVNFSYEQRVVLEHIDFKLKEGEFWALIGPNGSGKSTLINIILGLLKPDRGSIKLFGDDIERFRHRELIGYVSQKSNSFNSGFPATVLEVVRSGLTRKKGLFKRFSKHDHEKAITALKVVGMENFARNNIGELSGGQQQRVFIARALAGEPKLLVMDEPTVGIDQQNVASFYSMLNRLNGEHGIAILLVTHEVDIVTELATHVACLNRSIHFHGMQSEFHRMGTEEISKWYGHPVRRVHQYEGGQMND from the coding sequence ATGAACACACTTATTGAACTGAAGGACGTTAACTTTAGTTATGAACAACGTGTCGTCCTTGAACATATTGATTTCAAACTTAAAGAAGGTGAGTTTTGGGCATTAATTGGTCCGAATGGTTCAGGAAAATCAACGCTCATTAATATTATTTTAGGTTTACTGAAACCAGATAGGGGATCTATTAAACTTTTTGGTGATGATATCGAGCGTTTTCGGCATCGAGAGCTGATTGGTTATGTTTCGCAAAAATCGAATTCTTTTAATAGCGGTTTCCCAGCAACTGTTTTGGAAGTTGTGCGCAGTGGGCTTACACGTAAAAAAGGACTTTTTAAACGATTTTCAAAACATGATCATGAAAAAGCGATAACTGCACTTAAAGTTGTCGGTATGGAGAATTTTGCGCGTAATAATATTGGTGAATTATCCGGGGGACAACAACAACGCGTTTTTATCGCAAGGGCACTTGCAGGTGAGCCGAAACTTTTAGTAATGGATGAACCAACAGTTGGAATAGACCAACAAAATGTCGCATCGTTTTATTCTATGCTGAACAGGCTAAACGGTGAACACGGGATTGCAATTTTACTTGTTACGCATGAAGTTGATATTGTTACTGAACTGGCTACACACGTCGCTTGCTTAAATCGTTCTATCCATTTTCATGGAATGCAGTCCGAATTTCACAGGATGGGAACTGAAGAAATCTCAAAATGGTATGGTCATCCAGTGAGACGTGTCCACCAATATGAAGGGGGACAAATGAATGATTGA
- the vrrA gene encoding VrrA/YqfQ family protein, with the protein MRYESFYPFAHNQPPHMRQQYFNPNMHYLPPVQNQGPPQAMGAPQAMGAPQAPNNSIPGQTGGQGPSKLDAYMETADRFLNTAQQFAPIVQQVAPMISNLPAMWRLYKGFQSMPNAGASNLASQTASAAQSVAQSSAQAASTTASVPRIFQPPSP; encoded by the coding sequence GTGAGATACGAATCATTTTATCCGTTCGCACACAACCAGCCACCTCATATGAGGCAACAATATTTCAACCCGAATATGCATTATTTACCCCCTGTCCAAAATCAGGGACCACCGCAAGCCATGGGGGCGCCACAAGCCATGGGGGCGCCACAAGCACCAAACAATAGTATACCAGGTCAAACCGGAGGGCAAGGACCATCCAAACTAGATGCTTATATGGAAACGGCAGATCGCTTTTTAAATACGGCCCAACAATTCGCTCCCATCGTTCAACAGGTTGCCCCAATGATTAGTAATTTACCTGCAATGTGGAGATTATACAAAGGATTTCAATCTATGCCAAATGCAGGTGCATCTAACCTAGCCAGTCAAACTGCATCCGCGGCTCAGTCGGTAGCTCAGTCGTCGGCGCAAGCGGCTAGTACAACTGCTTCCGTACCTAGAATATTCCAACCGCCTAGCCCTTAA
- a CDS encoding tRNA (adenine(22)-N(1))-methyltransferase: protein MINLSKRLQVVASYVKQDAILADIGSDHAYLPTYLVQKGVIQKAVAGEVVKGPYESAVKNVQRENVSDAVTVRLANGLFAIQDGDGVDTVSIAGMGGPLIAKILEEGKSLLTSVKRIITQPNIHAKAIREWSVDNGWSIIDEKILKEDGKIYEVVVLEKGNASYSETDLLLGPILSKEKDEVFNEKWQHEIKQWKHIVQSLGDAKNNPIVEEKRDQLNNQIQLVEEVLQK from the coding sequence ATGATAAATTTATCAAAAAGATTACAGGTTGTAGCTTCTTATGTTAAGCAAGATGCGATTCTCGCGGATATCGGTAGTGATCACGCTTACTTACCGACATATCTTGTTCAAAAAGGTGTTATACAAAAAGCAGTTGCGGGGGAGGTTGTAAAAGGACCTTATGAATCCGCAGTAAAAAATGTTCAGCGTGAAAATGTGTCGGATGCTGTTACGGTAAGGTTAGCAAATGGTCTATTTGCCATCCAAGACGGGGATGGTGTAGATACAGTTAGTATTGCTGGTATGGGAGGCCCTTTAATCGCTAAGATTTTAGAAGAAGGGAAGTCGCTCTTAACATCGGTTAAGCGCATCATTACACAACCGAATATTCATGCAAAAGCAATTCGGGAATGGTCAGTAGACAATGGCTGGTCAATCATCGATGAAAAGATTCTAAAAGAAGACGGTAAAATTTATGAAGTCGTTGTCTTAGAGAAAGGAAATGCTTCCTACAGCGAAACAGACCTTTTGTTAGGACCGATTCTATCAAAAGAAAAAGATGAAGTATTTAATGAGAAATGGCAACACGAAATCAAACAATGGAAACATATCGTACAATCTTTGGGTGATGCGAAAAATAATCCAATTGTTGAAGAGAAGAGAGACCAATTAAATAATCAGATTCAATTAGTAGAAGAGGTGTTGCAGAAGTGA